The Paenibacillus sp. FSL W8-0426 region GGCATGATTATCGATTCCTACACAGGCAAGCTTGATCTTGTCGTTGAAGGGTATGAACAACAATAGGCATCTCTCTTTATATCGCTTTGGGTGCGGAGCCGTTCTCCGCACTCTTTTTTTTGTCTAATTTTAGACACTTGGTCTGTCAGGTTGTCAAACCATACAGTTTCAGTGTACACTTTTATGAAAGCGGTCAGCTCTACGCCATTGGCGTGATTTTCACTGACCGAGCCCTAATATTAAGGAGACATGTGCATGAACATACTTTCCTACGGATTGCTCGGGCTTCTTACCCGCGAGGAGTCGTCAGGTTATGATTTGATGCTGAAAATTCAGCCACATTGGCAAGCCAAACACAGCCAGATCTACCCTCTCCTATCCAAAATGGAAAACGAAGGTTTGTTATCGTCCCGCTGGGTTCAGCAATCCGACAAGCCAGACAAAAAAATGTATGCCGTTACGGACCAAGGGATCGAAAAGCTGCTTGAGTGGATGATCACTCCTGTAACCGCTCCCGTCACGAGGGACGAATTCAATTTGCGCATCCTATGCGTAGGAATCGCGGAAGATGGCAGTATGAGACGGATCCTGAATGAACGAAAAAATTGGTTTTTGGAACGAATCCGTTATTATGAAGAGCTGAAATCCCGCATTCCTCACGATAATCTGCGCGTAGGCAGCCGCGAGTTCGGCAGTTACATTCTGGTTCAGAAAGGGCTGATGAATGCCCAAACCGGACTGGAATGGTGCAAATGGGTGACTCAGCTGCTTGACGGACAAAAAGCCATTCATTCCACACCAAGCATTGCGCAAAATTAATTTAAAAAAATTTGAAACTTCTCTTCAGATTCATTCGTATTAACGCAGTAAGGCCCAATCGGGCAGCACATCAAACACTTTAATCAGGGGGTTACGATCTTACCAATGAAAAACAAATTCGGCATCAAACATCTCATGATGGTTTTCATGGCGTTCACACTGTTGTTCGGTACAGTCTCTGCTTTCGCTCCAGACTACGCCGACGCCAAACGCGGCGGTTTCAAATCGGGGACAAAAAGCTATACCAATACACCGAAAAAATCCGACAACAACGTGAGCCAATCCAATTCCAATAACAATTCAACTACAGGCGCTTCAACAACGAACCGTGGCGGATTCTTCGGCGGTGGCGGCGGTTTCATGAAAGGCATGATGCTGGGTGGTCTGGCAGGAATGCTGTTCGGCG contains the following coding sequences:
- a CDS encoding PadR family transcriptional regulator — encoded protein: MNILSYGLLGLLTREESSGYDLMLKIQPHWQAKHSQIYPLLSKMENEGLLSSRWVQQSDKPDKKMYAVTDQGIEKLLEWMITPVTAPVTRDEFNLRILCVGIAEDGSMRRILNERKNWFLERIRYYEELKSRIPHDNLRVGSREFGSYILVQKGLMNAQTGLEWCKWVTQLLDGQKAIHSTPSIAQN